A single window of Gemmatimonadaceae bacterium DNA harbors:
- the secD gene encoding protein translocase subunit SecD, whose product MSNLKYRLLTIAALCLMSIWALVPRNETVQYRGADGILHDTTERHVPLRKGLDLQGGIHLTLEIDQSKQAIPASKVADAIDRALKTVRTRIEGFGVSESVVQKVGNDRIMVEIPGYDDPQRAENIVKKQAFLEFLITDKTKALEKVLPRFDQIIKDAGGAVAAGKPVAGAKPAAPAGLQGLLTGGDTTKGAAAKKDTAGKKSDTTNVDSLGANAAGAFSGAISQGGMPGEYFVAFDKVPAVEGWLQLPAIQAAMPPGKRILWGTDSTNMGSQWYKALYVTDATPIITGDYLTDARPTQSPTDGTVVEFTLNNEGGRRFRNETGKHVNDYMAIVLDDRVMGRPPVIQSAIGTRGQITMGGKDLAAAQDLALVLRAGALPVPLRVAETRVIGPSLGQDSINKGFRAGLIAVIAIVLILTIYYRFSGLLAVGGLALYVLFTLATLAGFNAVLTLPGLAGMVLSIGIAVDANVLIFERIREELDRGKTVRTAIDEGFRHAMPAIIDSNVSTILTASVLYQWGSGPVRGFAVTLIAGVVASMVAAIFVVRTFFLLWLNRSRGAQTLSI is encoded by the coding sequence ATGTCCAACCTGAAGTATCGCCTCCTGACCATCGCCGCCTTGTGCCTGATGTCCATCTGGGCGCTGGTGCCGCGTAATGAGACGGTGCAGTATCGTGGGGCCGACGGCATCCTCCACGACACCACCGAGCGCCACGTTCCGCTTCGTAAGGGCCTCGATCTGCAGGGCGGCATCCACCTGACGCTCGAGATCGATCAGTCCAAGCAGGCGATCCCGGCCAGCAAGGTGGCTGACGCGATCGACCGCGCCCTCAAGACCGTCCGAACCCGCATCGAGGGATTCGGCGTGTCGGAATCGGTGGTCCAGAAGGTGGGCAACGACCGCATCATGGTCGAGATCCCGGGCTACGACGATCCGCAGCGCGCCGAGAACATCGTCAAGAAGCAGGCCTTCCTCGAGTTCCTGATCACCGACAAGACCAAGGCGCTCGAGAAGGTGCTGCCGCGCTTCGATCAGATCATCAAGGACGCGGGCGGGGCCGTGGCTGCCGGCAAACCGGTGGCCGGCGCCAAGCCTGCCGCGCCCGCGGGCCTGCAGGGCCTGCTCACCGGCGGTGATACCACCAAGGGGGCCGCCGCCAAGAAGGACACGGCCGGGAAGAAGAGCGACACCACCAACGTCGATTCGCTCGGCGCCAACGCGGCGGGCGCGTTCTCCGGCGCCATCTCCCAGGGCGGGATGCCCGGGGAATACTTCGTGGCGTTCGACAAGGTCCCCGCGGTCGAGGGCTGGCTCCAGCTGCCCGCCATCCAGGCGGCGATGCCGCCGGGCAAGCGGATTCTCTGGGGCACCGACTCCACGAACATGGGATCGCAGTGGTACAAGGCGCTCTACGTCACCGATGCCACGCCGATCATCACCGGCGATTACCTCACCGACGCGCGTCCTACGCAGTCCCCCACCGACGGTACGGTGGTGGAGTTCACCCTCAACAACGAGGGCGGACGGCGGTTCCGCAACGAGACCGGCAAGCACGTGAACGACTACATGGCGATCGTGCTCGATGATCGCGTCATGGGTCGGCCGCCGGTCATCCAGTCGGCCATCGGGACGCGGGGGCAGATCACCATGGGCGGCAAGGATCTCGCCGCCGCGCAGGATCTGGCGCTCGTCCTGCGGGCCGGCGCGCTCCCCGTGCCGCTTCGCGTGGCCGAGACGCGCGTCATCGGGCCGTCGCTGGGCCAGGACTCCATCAACAAGGGATTCCGCGCCGGGCTCATCGCCGTCATCGCGATCGTGCTCATCCTCACCATCTACTACCGGTTCTCGGGGTTGCTCGCCGTGGGCGGCCTCGCGTTGTACGTGTTGTTCACGCTCGCCACGTTGGCCGGTTTCAACGCCGTGCTCACGTTGCCCGGGTTGGCCGGCATGGTGCTGTCCATCGGCATCGCCGTGGATGCAAACGTGCTGATCTTCGAGCGCATTCGTGAAGAGCTCGACCGCGGCAAGACGGTGCGCACCGCCATCGACGAGGGATTCCGCCACGCGATGCCGGCCATCATCGACTCCAACGTGTCGACCATCCTCACCGCCTCGGTGCTGTACCAGTGGGGCAGCGGCCCTGTGCGCGGGTTCGCGGTCACCCTGATCGCCGGTGTCGTGGCGTCCATGGTCGCGGCCATCTTCGTCGTGCGAACCTTCTTCCTCCTGTGGCTGAACCGCTCGCGCGGCGCCCAGACGTTGAGCATCTAA
- the rbfA gene encoding 30S ribosome-binding factor RbfA, giving the protein MSADNRRPDRVAEAIREVVAMFLAEGVKDPRVVGLVTVTGVDVTRDLRHAKVFVSIMGSEAERAATVEGLDSLAPHLRSRVGRALQLRLAPEITFKLDESIARAARIESLLAKVREGKPVDGAQDD; this is encoded by the coding sequence ATGAGCGCAGACAATCGACGGCCGGACCGTGTCGCGGAAGCCATCCGCGAAGTCGTGGCCATGTTCCTGGCCGAAGGCGTGAAGGACCCGCGTGTGGTCGGGCTGGTGACGGTCACCGGCGTCGACGTGACGCGTGACCTGCGCCACGCCAAGGTGTTCGTGAGCATCATGGGCTCGGAGGCCGAGCGCGCGGCCACGGTCGAGGGGCTGGACAGCCTCGCGCCCCACCTTCGCTCCCGCGTCGGCCGCGCGCTCCAGCTCCGGCTGGCGCCGGAAATCACGTTCAAGCTCGACGAGAGCATCGCCCGCGCCGCCCGCATCGAGTCGCTCCTCGCCAAGGTTCGCGAAGGAAAGCCGGTGGATGGAGCCCAGGACGACTGA
- the truB gene encoding tRNA pseudouridine(55) synthase TruB has product MEPRTTDGLLLVDKPAGMTSHDVVAVVRRAFEQPRVGHAGTLDPFATGLLVLLMGRGTRLVPYLDAEPKVYEATIRFGAETDSDDATGAVVREAPAPSAAAVDAALAGMVGDLEQRPPAYSAKQVKGVRAYAAARRGRPLDLAPVLVRVHMWTVRARRGDDLDVTVSCGGGTYVRALARDLGIAAGSAAHLVALRRIRAGRFDVADAASLDAVRQGTAAVRPLRDAVAQLPEQPLAADELPFVAHGRAIPARVPGDRAALTANGDLVAVAFRDDDRWQPRVVLLDG; this is encoded by the coding sequence ATGGAGCCCAGGACGACTGACGGCCTGCTGCTCGTCGACAAACCCGCCGGCATGACCTCACACGACGTCGTGGCGGTGGTGCGTCGGGCCTTCGAACAGCCGCGCGTGGGGCACGCCGGCACCCTCGACCCCTTCGCCACCGGCCTGCTCGTCCTCCTCATGGGCCGCGGCACCCGCCTCGTGCCGTACCTCGACGCCGAGCCCAAGGTGTACGAGGCGACCATCCGCTTCGGCGCCGAGACCGACTCCGACGATGCCACCGGCGCCGTCGTGCGCGAGGCGCCGGCGCCGTCGGCGGCGGCGGTCGATGCCGCCCTGGCCGGAATGGTCGGAGATCTCGAACAGCGCCCGCCGGCCTACTCCGCCAAGCAGGTCAAGGGCGTGCGCGCCTACGCCGCCGCCCGGCGCGGCCGCCCCCTGGACCTCGCTCCCGTGCTGGTGCGCGTGCACATGTGGACCGTGCGCGCGCGCCGCGGCGACGATCTGGACGTCACGGTGTCGTGTGGCGGCGGCACCTACGTGCGCGCCCTCGCCCGCGACCTCGGCATCGCCGCCGGCAGCGCCGCGCACCTCGTGGCCCTGCGCCGCATTCGTGCCGGCCGGTTCGACGTCGCCGACGCGGCCTCGCTCGATGCGGTGCGGCAGGGAACGGCCGCCGTCCGTCCGCTGCGCGACGCCGTGGCCCAGCTTCCCGAGCAGCCGCTGGCCGCCGACGAACTGCCCTTCGTGGCGCACGGGCGCGCCATCCCGGCCCGAGTGCCCGGCGACCGCGCGGCCCTCACCGCCAACGGCGATCTCGTCGCGGTCGCCTTCCGCGACGACGACCGCTGGCAGCCCAGAGTGGTGCTGCTGGATGGCTGA
- a CDS encoding bifunctional riboflavin kinase/FAD synthetase, which yields MAEVRSALPPNVTGAVITVGTFDGVHRGHQHVLARLRERAAELGLPSLVVTFEPHPLEILQPASAPDRLTVREEKLLELAGCGVDYVAEIPFTRAFAALSAEAFIRDVLVGRYRLRALLIGHDHGFGHGREGDAELVERIARTSGFTAEVVDEVTLLNGERVSSSVIRDAVRSGDLAGAVRGLGRPYEALGRVVAGAGRGRLLGFPTINLALPSPRKLLPPVGVYAVRIASAAGTLGGMLNLGPRPTFGDDAIALEAHLFEAGGDWYGRPVAVEFVARLRDTLKFSGPEALVAQLKIDAQSARRALT from the coding sequence ATGGCTGAGGTCCGTTCGGCGCTCCCGCCCAACGTCACCGGCGCGGTGATCACGGTGGGCACCTTCGACGGCGTGCATCGCGGCCACCAGCACGTCCTCGCCCGCCTGCGCGAGCGCGCCGCGGAACTCGGGCTCCCGTCGTTGGTCGTCACCTTCGAGCCGCATCCCCTGGAGATCCTCCAGCCGGCCTCCGCCCCCGACCGCCTCACGGTGCGCGAGGAGAAGCTGCTCGAACTGGCCGGCTGCGGGGTGGACTACGTGGCCGAGATACCGTTCACGCGGGCGTTCGCGGCCCTGAGCGCCGAGGCGTTCATTCGCGACGTCCTCGTGGGGCGCTACCGGCTGCGCGCCCTGCTCATCGGCCACGACCATGGATTCGGCCACGGCCGGGAAGGCGACGCCGAGTTGGTGGAGCGGATCGCCAGGACGTCGGGCTTCACGGCCGAGGTCGTCGACGAGGTGACGCTGCTCAACGGGGAGCGCGTGTCGTCGAGCGTGATCCGCGATGCCGTGCGGTCCGGCGATCTCGCCGGCGCCGTCCGGGGGCTTGGCCGGCCCTACGAGGCGCTCGGACGCGTGGTCGCTGGGGCGGGGCGGGGGCGCCTGCTGGGGTTCCCCACCATCAACCTGGCCCTCCCCTCACCGCGCAAGCTACTGCCCCCGGTGGGCGTGTATGCGGTGCGCATCGCGAGCGCCGCCGGCACGCTGGGCGGCATGCTGAACCTCGGTCCCCGTCCCACCTTCGGCGACGACGCGATCGCGCTGGAAGCGCACCTGTTCGAGGCCGGCGGGGACTGGTACGGCCGTCCGGTGGCGGTGGAGTTCGTGGCTCGGCTCCGGGACACGCTAAAGTTCAGTGGTCCCGAAGCGCTGGTCGCACAGCTGAAAATCGACGCGCAAAGTGCCCGTCGTGCGTTGACGTAG